The Antennarius striatus isolate MH-2024 chromosome 11, ASM4005453v1, whole genome shotgun sequence genome window below encodes:
- the tsnax gene encoding translin-associated protein X isoform X1: MNQRDREGSSWKNADAVKDCEMSSAPSSSVICAFKVFQQELDTKHDKYERLVKISRDITIESKRTIFLLHRVTSVPDAEDVLSEAEIKLDGVRQKIGQIAEELRGEDIYQFHRAFTPGIQEYVEAVSFMHYISHRSLISLEEINSRLVFTRKEKVDPKGSAEALPPGVLTFQVTPSDYLLGVADLTGELMRLCISSVGNGDIDTPFQLSQFLRQIHEGFSSIGNTGPYEVSKKLHTLRQSLGKVEDACYTLRVRGSEIPKHMLADVFSSRTTLIDPEEGVV; the protein is encoded by the exons ATGAATCAGCGAGACC GTGAAGGAAGTTCCTGGAAAAATGCTGATGCTGTGAAGGACTGCGAAATGAGTAGCGCCCCATCTTCATCTGTAATCTGTGCTTTTAAAG TTTTCCAGCAAGAGCTTGACACCAAGCACGACAAATATGAACGTCTCGTCAAGATCAGTCGAGACATCACCATCGAGAGCAAGAGGACCATTTTTCTCTTACACAGAGTAACAAG TGTACCAGATGCAGAGGATGTTCTCAGTGAAGCAGAAATAAAACTGGATGGAGTCCGGCAGAAAATCGGTCAGATTGCTGAGGAGCTTAGAGGAGAGGACATCTATCAGTTTCACAGGGCCTTCACCCCGG GGATCCAGGAGTATGTGGAGGCCGTGTCCTTCATGCACTACATCAGCCACCGCAGCCTGATCAGCCTGGAGGAGATCAACTCCAGACTGGTTTTCACAAGGAAGGAGAAGGTAGACCCCAAG GGTTCAGCTGAAGCCCTCCCACCTGGCGTCCTGACCTTTCAGGTGACACCTTCAGATTACCTGCTCGGCGTGGCCGACCTGACTGGAGAGCTGATGCGTCTGTGCATCAGCAGCGTAGGCAACGGCGACATCGACACGCCCTTCCAGCTGAGTCAGTTCCTGCGGCAGATCCATGAAGGTTTCTCCAGCATTGGTAACACAGGCCCCTATGAAGTGTCCAAGAAGCTGCATACGTTGAGGCAGAGCCTTGGCAAAGTGGAGGATGCTTGCTACACCCTCCGCGTTCGTGGCTCGGAGATCCCCAAACACATGCTAGCTGACGTGTTCTCCAGCAGGACAACGCTTATCGACCCAGAGGAAGGAGTGGTTTAA
- the tsnax gene encoding translin-associated protein X isoform X2, with product MSSAPSSSVICAFKVFQQELDTKHDKYERLVKISRDITIESKRTIFLLHRVTSVPDAEDVLSEAEIKLDGVRQKIGQIAEELRGEDIYQFHRAFTPGIQEYVEAVSFMHYISHRSLISLEEINSRLVFTRKEKVDPKGSAEALPPGVLTFQVTPSDYLLGVADLTGELMRLCISSVGNGDIDTPFQLSQFLRQIHEGFSSIGNTGPYEVSKKLHTLRQSLGKVEDACYTLRVRGSEIPKHMLADVFSSRTTLIDPEEGVV from the exons ATGAGTAGCGCCCCATCTTCATCTGTAATCTGTGCTTTTAAAG TTTTCCAGCAAGAGCTTGACACCAAGCACGACAAATATGAACGTCTCGTCAAGATCAGTCGAGACATCACCATCGAGAGCAAGAGGACCATTTTTCTCTTACACAGAGTAACAAG TGTACCAGATGCAGAGGATGTTCTCAGTGAAGCAGAAATAAAACTGGATGGAGTCCGGCAGAAAATCGGTCAGATTGCTGAGGAGCTTAGAGGAGAGGACATCTATCAGTTTCACAGGGCCTTCACCCCGG GGATCCAGGAGTATGTGGAGGCCGTGTCCTTCATGCACTACATCAGCCACCGCAGCCTGATCAGCCTGGAGGAGATCAACTCCAGACTGGTTTTCACAAGGAAGGAGAAGGTAGACCCCAAG GGTTCAGCTGAAGCCCTCCCACCTGGCGTCCTGACCTTTCAGGTGACACCTTCAGATTACCTGCTCGGCGTGGCCGACCTGACTGGAGAGCTGATGCGTCTGTGCATCAGCAGCGTAGGCAACGGCGACATCGACACGCCCTTCCAGCTGAGTCAGTTCCTGCGGCAGATCCATGAAGGTTTCTCCAGCATTGGTAACACAGGCCCCTATGAAGTGTCCAAGAAGCTGCATACGTTGAGGCAGAGCCTTGGCAAAGTGGAGGATGCTTGCTACACCCTCCGCGTTCGTGGCTCGGAGATCCCCAAACACATGCTAGCTGACGTGTTCTCCAGCAGGACAACGCTTATCGACCCAGAGGAAGGAGTGGTTTAA